Proteins from one Megalops cyprinoides isolate fMegCyp1 chromosome 11, fMegCyp1.pri, whole genome shotgun sequence genomic window:
- the znf142 gene encoding zinc finger protein 142, producing MDSDSVSADYSISTEILEKIVSSDTIETANESVETEGLYHCGKCGQNFPDSNIFSSHTCRVSPSASCIPRVLASEGHREKGDSDVYKCPRCDEVFQLPSTLKRHFRTHPVEPKRPVLCSEPGCQFRSEDLQVYQKHLRREHHLQLVPCAFRSCCLAFRSEEEMERHRRNHLPFHCAHCHYVTANAKQFSAHCRSHAHPGAGEERREADGTGETEARSRGAEHSRRSVAGTRRRRQTHTPQTTPSESQDEEEQHSSKKARKEKQREEAAASTDLKDHLSKCHVAEGTEHLYRTHICPECRRCFKKRTHLLEHLHLHFPDPGLQCPRCQHYFTSKSKLRIHMLREAGSKLHQCHLCSYCAVERNSLRRHLASIHGEQVQDNFYSDVYPCPTCGKSFRLSQALKAHMKSHHTSPAGQPLGCFQEGCPFQSTNKKELQRHAMDAHGVKAVECRHHACSVYFGSQEAMEVHYRTHLAFHCSQCDFSSSNKSSFQRHKRQGHPGSEELRCGFCPFTSFNPVEFEEHVGRLHANEKIHRCPQCSFVTAHKRVLGRHMLLHTGEKPHKCKLCSFRCRDETYLSKHMLTHSDDKNHMCSECGYVTKWKHYLNVHMRKHAGDLRYQCTQCSYRCHRADQLSSHKLRHQEKSLMCEVCAFSCKRKYELRKHMQLKHSEGGGHQLPVFQCKYCTYHTQYRQALHNHENCKHTRHRQFCCALCSYSSFSSTSLFLHKRKVHGYVPGDKEWLHNYAQKERENSAVMMTQSFCQAPPPERARTPEGVSHHPAETSQSAKGAGCGLSSASASRDPGSQVTPAEAATEEASVESVEKQCGSDLVSQEVSEESVEKQCGSDLVSQEASLTEVPTNHKTSVPEECCTLVLTPMTNILCAGSVCMQNEPENEGQTTSGRPSVGSRLLPGERVRPGQLSQRVSDAGEDGASAGDCAELSDEEGVTKETASKSRLQAEAQGTDGTAREEGNETEEASRPESLLKALKKQDREQAEALVLEGRVQVLVVQTKACLYRCDRCSYVTRKQASLSQHCKSSCRARRVPLRCQDCGAEFKQQRGLDTHQRRKCPVLLRKSRRFPSLPAVSSATDTPANQGEAVTENNQSESISKSNSTGEPAAEKMPSCSPLGRTITAEKQRESSVPEHQTVKENATAVKNSQTNSVQTSEPGRAAETSTAGDTHSYVTQDGKFRCSKCSFSSCRLTTIERHCSACTRLTSRRQAGQRSQQHTRTAEPEEEDESDEDFGDEDESEDDANETVEPKKPVGRFSCHSCPFVCHQKRALLSHQKRGCLRLGEVQCQFCAFVAKSQDALQHHVAVHGKKRPVSAPQGAKTRLRCELCPFTCKQARCLAHHVALKHEGAKPHSCRFCGFSTKRRYRLEAHESLHTGVGRHCCELCAQTFGTTSKLRLHRQRVHDRRPSHFCSLCDYSGYSRNDVSRHTLSCHTGALSHACSLCSARFSSDTALKQHCLRKHQDPPCLPCPSCPFSCRSRASLRAHQQLQHPQLDCPTCHAAFQSRESLEEHRRSHLAHKCPVCPFAARERQALAQHLLEEHEEGGSEERPLKCAACGFSCRFQLVFEQHVRSHGGARLYRCTDCQYSTRNRQKITWHIRIHTGEKPYRCDRCSYTCADPSRLKYHMRIHQEERKYLCPECGYKCKWVNQLKYHMTKHTGAKPYACEECEYRTNRADALRVHRETRHRDARSFICEKCGKAFKTRFLLKTHQRKHSEERPFVCRLCGRAFRWPAGLRHHFLTHTQQQPFHCLLCSYRAKQRFQVIKHLQRHHPEQPAEQGVGRDPGPHTVSLQEARLGGAGEAQPGGEQEVQEIQQEAGETA from the exons ATGGACAGCGACTCGGTGTCAGCGGATTACAGCATCTCCACTGAAATATTGGAGAAAATTGTGAGCAGTGACACAATCG AAACAGCGAATGAGTCAGTGGAGACTGAAGGATTGTACCACTGTGGGAAGTGCGGGCAGAATTTTCCAGACAGCAACATCTTTTCCTCCCATACTTGCCGTGTGTCACCCTCTGCCTCCTGCATCCCCCGTGTTTTGGCATCAGAGGGCCACAGAGAAAAGGGCGACTCTGACGTTTATAAATGTCCCCGATGCGATGAGGTCTTCCAGCTACCAAGCACCTTGAAGAGACACTTCCGAACCCATCCAGTGGAGCCCAAACGGCCGGTCCTGTGTTCTGAGCCGGGTTGCCAGTTCAGGAGCGAGGACCTGCAGGTATACCAGAAACACCTGCGTAGGGAGCACCACCTGCAGCTCGTCCCCTGCGCCTTCCGCTCCTGCTGCCTGGCCTTCCGctcagaggaggagatggagaggcacCGTCGCAACCACCTCCCCTTCCACTGTGCCCACTGCCACTACGTCACAGCCAACGCCAAGCAATTCAGTGCCCACTGTCGCAGCCACGCCCACCCCGGCGCTGGAGAGGAGA GGAGGGAAGCTGATGGTACAGGGGAGACGGAGGCGCGGTCCAGAGGAGCAGAACACAGCAGGCGGTCTGTAGCAGGGACGCGCAGAAGACGCCAAACCCACACCCCTCAAACGACCCCCTCAGAGTCTCAGGACGAGGaggagcagcacagcagcaaGAAAGCCAGaaaggagaagcagagggaggaggcagcAGCCAGTACAGATCTAAAGGACCATCTCTCCAAAT GTCACGTGGCAGAGGGCACGGAGCACCTGTACCGCACACACATCTGCCCCGAGTGCCGGCGCTGCTTTAAGAAGCGCACCCACCTGCTGGagcacctgcacctgcacttCCCCGACCCCGGTCTGCAGTGCCCCCGCTGCCAGCACTACTTCACCAGCAAGAGCAAGCTGCGCATCCACATGCTGCGCGAAGCAGGCAGCAAGCTGCACCAGTGTCATCTGTGCAGCTACTGCGCCGTGGAGCGCAACTCCCTGCGCCGACACCTGGCCAGCATCCACGGCGAGCAGGTGCAGGACAACTTCTACTCCGACGTCTACCCCTGTCCCACCTGCGGGAAGAGCTTCCGGCTCAGCCAGGCCCTCAAGGCCCATATGAAGTCCCACCACACCTCCCCGGCCGGCCAGCCCTTGGGATGCTTCCAGGAGGGCTGCCCGTTTCAGAGCACCAACAAGAAGGAGCTCCAGAGACACGCAATGGACGCCCACGGGGTGAAGGCTGTGGAGTGCCGACACCACGCCTGCAGCGTATACTTTGGCAGCCAGGAGGCGATGGAGGTGCACTACCGCACACACCTGGCCTTCCACTGCTCGCAGTGCGACTTCTCCAGCTCCAACAAGAGCAGCTTTCAGAGGCACAAGCGGCAGGGTCACCCCGGCTCCGAGGAGCTGCGCTGCGGCTTCTGCCCGTTCACCTCCTTCAACCCCGTGGAGTTTGAGGAGCACGTCGGCCGCCTGCACGCCAACGAGAAGATCCACCGCTGCCCCCAGTGCAGCTTCGTCACCGCGCACAAGCGCGTCCTCGGCCGCCACATGCTGCTGCACACGG GTGAGAAGCCCCATAAGTGTAAGCTGTGCAGCTTCAGGTGCAGGGATGAGACCTACCTCTCCAAACACATGCTGACACACTCTGACGACAAGAACCACATGTGCTCCGAATGCGGATATGTCACCAAGTGGAAGCACTACCTGAACGTGCACATGCGCAAACATGCAGGTGACCTCAG GTACCAGTGTACGCAGTGCTCGTACCGCTGCCACCGAGCTGACCAGCTGAGCAGTCACAAGCTGCGGCACCAGGAGAAGTCGCTGATGTGCGAGGTGTGCGCCTTCTCCTGCAAGCGCAAGTACGAGCTGCGCAAACACATGCAGCTGAAGCACTCTGAGGGAGGCGGCCATCAGCTGCCCGTCTTCCAGTGCAAGTACTGCACCTACCACACGCAGTACCGGCAGGCCCTGCACAACCACGAGAACTGCAAGCACACGCGGCACCGACAGTTCTGCTGTGCCCTCTGCTCCTACAGCTCCTTCAGCAGCACCAGCCTCTTCCTGCACAAGAGGAAGGTGCACGGCTACGTTCCCGGGGACAAAGAGTGGCTGCACAACTACGCACAGAAAGAGCGGGAGAACAGCGCTGTGATGATGACACAGAGCTTCTGCCAGGCGCCTCCCCCAGAAAGAGCCCGCACCCCTGAGGGGGTGTCCCACCACCCCGCCGAAACCTCACAGAGCGCCAAGGGCGCTGGCTGTGGTCTCAGCTCTGCCTCTGCAAGCCGAGATCCAGGCAGCCAGGTAACGCCCGCTGAAGCAGCCACAGAGGAGGCGTCTGTGGAGAGTGTGGAAAAACAGTGTGGTTCTGACCTTGTGAGCCAGGAGGTGTCTGAGGAGAGTGTGGAAAAACAGTGTGGTTCTGACCTTGTGAGCCAGGAGGCGTCGCTTACTGAGGTTCCAACAAATCACAAAACCTCTGTGCCAGAGGAATGTTGTACTTTGGTTTTGACCCCCATGACAAATATATTATGCGCTGGTTCAGTCTGCATGCAAAATGAGCCAGAAAATGAGGGACAGACAACTTCAGGGAGACCGAGTGTTGGCTCCAGATTACTTCCTGGTGAAAGAGTGAGGCCAGGACAGCTCTCTCAACGCGTGAGCGATGCAGGGGAGGATGGTGCGTCGGCAGGAGACTGCGCAGAACTGAGCGATGAAGAGGGTGTGACGAAGGAAACGGCCAGCAAAAGCAGGCTACAGGCAGAGGCACAGGGGACCGACGGGACGGCCAGAGAGGAGGGAAACGAGACCGAGGAAGCCTCTCGGCCGGAGTCTCTCCTGAAGGCCCTGAAGAAGCAGGACAGGGAGCAGGCCGAGGCTCTGGTCCTGGAGGGGCGGGTGCAGGTGCTGGTTGTTCAGACGAAAGCGTGCCTGTACCGCTGTGACCGCTGCTCCTATGTGACGCGGAAGCAGGCGTCTCTGAGCCAGCACTGCAAGTCATCCTGCAGGGCCAGGCGGGTACCACTCCGGTGCCAGGACTGCGGTGCCGAGTTCAAACAGCAGCGAGGCCTGGACACCCACCAGCGCAGGAAATGCCCCGTCCTcctgaggaagagcaggaggttcccctccctccctgccgTCAGCTCAGCCACGGATACGCCAGCGAATCAAGGAGAAGCCGTCACTGAAAATAACCAATCAGAGTCCATCTCTAAATCTAACAGTACCGGTGAGCCGGCAGCTGAGAAGATGCCAAGCTGTTCGCCCCTGGGCCGCACCATCACCGCGGAGAAACAACGTGAGTCAAGTGTTCCGGAACATCAGACGGTCAAAGaaaatgcaacagcagtgaaGAACAGCCAAACTAATTCAGTACAAACTAGCGAGCCAGGTCGTGCAGCAGAGACCTCCACAGcgggagacacacacagctacgTAACACAGGATGGCAAATTCAGATGCAGTAAGTGCTCCTTTTCATCCTGCAGGCTCACTACTATAGAACGGCACTGCTCAGCGTGCACAAGGCTGACCTCCCGAAGACAGGCCGGCCAGAGGTCACAGCAGCACACGAGGACTGCAGAaccagaggaggaggatgaaagTGATGAAGACTTTGGGGATGAGGATGAAAGTGAGGATGATGCAAATGAAACAGTAGAGCCAAAAAAGCCTGTGGGCCGTTTTTCCTGCCACAGCTGTCCGTTTGTTTGCCACCAGAAGAGGGCGCTGCTGAGCCATCAGAAGCGGGGCTGTCTGCGGCTGGGGGAGGTGCAGTGCCAGTTCTGCGCCTTCGTGGCCAAATCGCAGGACGCTCTGCAGCACCACGTGGCGGTTCACGGCAAGAAGAGGCCTGTGTCTGCGCCCCAGGGGGCGAAGACGCGCCTTCGGTGCGAGCTCTGTCCGTTCACCTGCAAGCAGGCGCGCTGCCTGGCGCATCACGTCGCCCTGAAGCACGAGGGGGCGAAGCCGCACTCCTGCCGCTTCTGCGGCTTCAGCACCAAGCGGCGCTATCGGCTGGAGGCACACGAGTCTCTGCACACGGGCGTGGGCCGGCACTGCTGCGAGCTGTGCGCTCAGACCTTCGGCACCACCTCCAAGCTGCGGCTACACCGCCAGCGCGTGCACGACCGCCGGCCCTCCCACTTCTGCTCGCTCTGCGACTACAGCGGCTACAGCCGCAACGACGTCAGCCGCCACACCCTCAGCTGCCACACGGGGGCGCTCAGCCACGCCTGCTCGCTGTGCAGCGCCCGCTTCAGCTCGGACACCGCCCTGAAGCAGCACTGCCTTCGGAAGCACCAGGACCCCCCCTGCCTGCCCTGCCCCAGCTGCCCCTTCTCCTGCCGCAGCCGGGCCTCCCTCAGGGcccaccagcagctgcagcacccTCAGCTGGACTGCCCCACCTGCCACGCCGCGTTCCAGAGCCGGGAGAGCCTGGAGGAGCACCGCCGCTCCCACCTCGCCCATAAGTGCCCGGTGTGCCCCTTCGCCGCCCGCGAGAGGCAGGCTCTGGCCCAGCACCTCCTGGAGGAGCACGAGGAGGGCGGCAGCGAGGAGCGGCCGCTGAAGTGTGCCGCGTGCGGCTTCTCCTGCCGCTTCCAGCTGGTGTTCGAGCAGCACGTCCGTTCCCACGGCGGCGCCCGTCTCTACAGGTGCACTGACTGCCAGTACTCCACGCGCAACCGGCAGAAGATCACCTGGCACATCCGCATCCACACCGGCGAGAAGCCGTACCGCTGTGACAGGTGCAGCTACACCTGTGCCGACCCCTCCCGCCTCAAG TATCACATGCGGATTCATCAGGAGGAGCGCAAGTATCTCTGCCCTGAGTGCGGCTACAAGTGCAAGTGGGTGAACCAGCTGAAGTACCACATGACCAAGCACACAG gagcgAAGCCGTACGCGTGCGAGGAGTGTGAGTACCGCACCAACCGCGCCGACGCCCTGCGCGTTCACCGCGAGACGCGGCACCGGGACGCGCGCTCCTTCATCTGCGAGAAGTGCGGGAAGGCCTTCAAAACGCGCTTCCTGCTGAAGACGCACCAGCGCAAGCACAGCGAGGAGCGGCCGTTCGTGTGCCGCCTGTGCGGCCGGGCCTTCCGCTGGCCCGCGGGCCTCCGGCACCACTTCCTCACCCACACCCAGCAGCAGCCCTTCCACTGCCTGCTCTGCTCCTACCGCGCCAAGCAGAGGTTCCAGGTGATCAAGCACCTGCAGCGCCACCACCCCGAGCAGCCCGCCGAGCAGGGCGTCGGCCGGGACCCCGGCCCCCACACAGTGTCCCTGCAGGAGGCCCgcctggggggggcgggggaggcaCAGCcggggggggagcaggaggtgcaggagatccagcaggaggcaggagaGACTGCTTAG
- the LOC118785788 gene encoding 1-phosphatidylinositol 4,5-bisphosphate phosphodiesterase delta-4-like, translating to MASTRSRLCIQGDDHLQSMFIGTVMRKVKSRTWKKQRYFKLQDDCMTIWYKSKKAGKAHSTFSVSDVEAVREGHQSEVLLSIADEFPPDRCFTLVFRGRRGNLDLVAESAEEAQSWIKGMRKLIENLENMGESERLDQWICDWFKKADKNRDGRMNFKEVRDLLKMMNVDMNEHHALRLFTMADKSQSGTLEDDEFVLFYKMLTQREDVLRVFQDYSADGQKLTHRDLEEFLREEQLAGDRSEQRALELIERYEPSGAAKMLHAMSIDGFLMYLGSPEGSIFNPYQQDIYQDMSQPLCHYFISSSHNTYLLEDQLRGQSSVEGYIRALKRGCRCVEVDCWDGPNGEPIVYHGHTFTSKILFRDVITAVGNYAFKVSQYPVILSIENHCSVEQQRAMAQHLNQILGDKLLKTTLDGKVPNGLPSPEELRGKVLLKGKKIGSLEASLNGVAEEPLMGEVSDSDEAADIDEENLRSDSLHRRAKKSKQRLSKELSDCVVYCKSVRFSSFKHSRIHSKFYEISSFTESKARKHMREAGAEFVQHNARQLTRVYPSGLRTDSSNFNPQDMWNAGCQIVALNFQTAGMEMDLNDGMFSQNGRCGYVLKPEFMRSPERRFDPESPQNCDGYHPVSLAIQVISGQQLPKVNIKEGSIVDPLVRVEIHGVPADQAKQETRYIDNNGFNPVWYDNLQFNIHVPELALVRFVVEDYDKTSKNDFVGQYTLPFSCIQQGYRHIHLLSKDGTSIPPASLFVHIRISELA from the exons ATGGCTTCAACCCGAAGCAGGctgt GTATCCAGGGGGATGACCACCTGCAGTCCATGTTCATAGGGACAGTGATGAGGAAGGTCAAGTCTCGCACCTGGAAGAAGCAGCGCTACTTCAAGCTTCAGGATGACTGCATGACCATCTGGTACAAGTCCAAGAAGGCTGGGAAGGCCCACTCCACAT TCTCGGTGAGTGACGTGGAGGCGGTGCGAGAGGGCCATCAGTCCGAGGTGCTGCTCAGCATCGCCGATGAGTTCCCTCCCGACCGCTGCTTCACCCTGGTGTTCCGCGGCCGCCGTGGCAACCTGGACCTGGTAGCGGAGTCTGCGGAGGAGGCTCAGTCCTGGATCAAAGGCATGCGCAAGCTGATCGAGAACCTGGAGAACatgggggagagcgagaggctGGACCA GTGGATCTGTGATTGGTTTAAAAAGGCCGATAAAAACAGGGACGGCCGCATGAACTTCAAGGAGGTTCGAGACCTGCTGAAAATGATGAATGTGGACATGAACGAGCACCACGCCCTCCGCCTCTTTACG ATGGCAGATAAGTCGCAGTCGGGCACGCTGGAGGATGATGAGTTCGTGCTCTTCTACAAGATGCTGACGCAGCGGGAGGATGTGCTCAGGGTGTTCCAGGACTACTCCGCCGACGGCCAGAAGCTGACGCACCGTGACCTGGAGGAGTTCCTGCGAGAGGAGCAGCTGGCGGGGGACAGGAGCGAGCAGCGCGCACTGGAGCTCATCGAGCGCTACGAGCCATCGGGCGCAG CCAAGATGCTCCATGCCATGTCCATAGACGGCTTCCTGATGTACCTGGGCTCACCTGAGGGCTCCATCTTCAACCCCTACCAGCAGGACATCTACCAGGACATGAGCCAGCCCCTGTGCCACTacttcatctcctcctcccacaACACCTACCTGCTGGAGGACCAGCTGCGTGGCCAGAGCAGCGTGGAGGGATACATCCG CGCGCTGAAGAGGGGGTGTCGCTGCGTGGAGGTGGACTGCTGGGACGGCCCAAACGGGGAGCCCATCGTGTACCATGGCCACACCTTCACCTCCAAGATCCTCTTCAGAGACGTCATCACTGCGGTGGGAAACTATGCCTTCAAG gTATCACAGTACCCAGTCATCCTGTCCATTGAAAACCACTGCAGTGTTGAGCAACAGCGAGCCATGGCCCAACACCTCAACCAAATTCTGGGAGATAAGCTGCTGAAAACCACGCTGGATGGCAAAGTTCCCAACGGGCTGCCCTCTCCCGAG GAGCTGAGAGGGAAGGTTCTGTTGAAGGGGAAGAAGATCGGCAGCCTGGAGGCCAGTCTGAACGGCGTGGCGGAGGAGCCGCTGATGGGCGAGGTCAGCGACTCGGACGAGGCGGCCGACATCGACGAGGAGAACCTGCGGAGCGACAGTCTGCACCGCAGGGCCAAG AAATCGAAGCAGCGCTTGTCGAAGGAGCTCTCAGACTGCGTGGTGTACTGTAAGAGCGTCCGCTTCAGCAGCTTCAAGCACTCGCGCATCCACTCCAAGTTCTACGAGATCTCCTCCTTCACAGAGTCCAAAGCGCGGAAGCACATGAGGGAGGCAG GGGCAGAGTTTGTGCAACACAATGCCAGGCAGCTCACCCGAGTGTACCCCAGCGGCCTGAGAACAGACTCTTCCAACTTCAATCCGCAGGACATGTGGAACGCGGGATGCCAAATAG TTGCTCTGAACTTCCAGACAGCAGGCATGGAGATGGACCTGAACGATGGGATGTTCAGTCAGAATGGGCGCTGTGGCTACGTCCTAAAACCTGAATTCATGAGGAGCCCTGAGAGGAGATTTGACCCAGAGAGCCCTCAGAACTGCGATGGGTACCACCCAGTCAGCCTGGCCATCCAG gTTATCAGCGGGCAACAGCTTCCGAAAGTGAATATCAAGGAAGGCTCAATCGTGGACCCCTTGGTGAGGGTGGAGATCCACGGAGTGCCAGCGGACCAGGCCAAGCAGGAGACCAGATACATCGACAACAACG GGTTTAACCCCGTGTGGTACGACAATCTGCAGTTCAACATCCATGTTCCTGAGCTGGCACTGGTACGCTTTGTCGTTGAGGATTACGACAAGACATCCAAGAACGACTTTGTTGGCCAGTACACCTTGCCATTCTCATGTATCCAGCAAG GATATCGTCACATCCACCTGCTGTCTAAGGACGGCACCAGCatccctcctgcctctctgtttgtGCACATTAGGATCAGTGAGCTGGCGTAA
- the LOC118786061 gene encoding CCR4-NOT transcription complex subunit 9, translated as MLATGAAVTTALAQVDREKIYQWINELSSPETRENALLELSKKRESVPDLAPMLWHSCGTIAALLQEIVNIYPSINPPTLTAHQSNRVCNALALLQCVASHPETRSAFLAAHIPLFLYPFLHTVSKTRPFEYLRLTSLGVIGALVKTDEQEVINFLLTTEIIPLCLRIMESGSELSKTVATFILQKILLDDTGLAYICQTYERFSHVAMILGKMVLQLSKEPSARLLKHVVRCYLRLSDNPRAREALRQCLPDQLKDTTFAQVLKDDTTTKRWLAQLVKNLQEGQVTDPRGIPLPPQ; from the exons ATGTTGGCTACAGGAGCA GCTGTAACCACAGCACTGGCGCAAGTGGATAGGGAAAAGATCTACCAGTGGATCAACGAGCTGTCCAGCCCGGAGACTCGGGAGAATGCCCTGCTGGAACTCAGCAAGAAGCGGGAGTCTGTGCCAGACCTGGCGCCCATGCTCTGGCACTCCTGTGGCACCATAGCCGCACTCCTGCAG GAAATTGTCAACATATATCCCTCTATTAATCCACCCACACTGACAGCGCACCAGTCCAACAGAGTGTGTAACGCCTTagcactgctgcagtgtgtcgCCTCCCATCCTGAGACACG ATCTGCATTCCTGGCTGCACATATCCCACTATTCCTTTATCCCTTTCTACACACTGTCAGTAAAACACGCCCGTTTGAGTACCTGAGACTCACTAGCCTAGGAGTCATAG GAGCTCTGGTGAAAACAGATGAGCAGGAAGTGATCAACTTCTTACTAACAACTGAGATCATTCCCCTTTGCCTCCGCATTATGGAGTCTGGCAGTGAGCTTTCCAAAACG GTTGCTACCTTCATACTACAGAAAATCTTGCTGGATGACACAGGGCTGGCGTACATTTGTCAGACGTATGAGCGCTTCTCTCATGTGGCGATGATACTT GGTAAAATGGTCCTGCAGCTGTCTAAAGAGCCGTCAGCTCGTCTGCTCAAGCACGTTGTGCGATGTTACCTCCGTCTCTCTGACAATCCAAG AGCGAGGGAGGCCCTTCGCCAGTGCCTGCCGGACCAGCTGAAGGACACCACCTTCGCCCAGGTGCTGAAGGACGACACCACCACCAAGCGGTGGCTGGCGCAGCTGGTGAAGAATCTGCAGGAGGGGCAGGTGACAGACCCCCGGGGcatccccctgcccccgcaGTGA